Genomic DNA from Lactuca sativa cultivar Salinas chromosome 8, Lsat_Salinas_v11, whole genome shotgun sequence:
ttgtttttttttttttttttgtagatccAATGTTTCAGAAAACTGTGGGAAGGGTACCATCACATTCAGATTTTGAGATGATTAAAAAGATTATGGAGTTCCTTGAAAAGTTTAAGAAGAAAACTGAAAAAAGTTTTGTGTTCAACAAAGCCTATCTTCTATACCTATACTCAGGAGATCCTAGACATAGAGCAACATCTTAGGAAACATGAAACCAACCCGGATTTTATGTTTATGGTACCGGATATGAAAGATAAATATGACAAATATTGGGGTGACTATGATACTATAAGTGATTATGTCTTCTTTGTGACATTGTTAGATCCTCAATGCAAGTCAAAGTTTATGAAAGTTGTTTTTACCCAAATGCTTAAAGCCAAGAACAAAGATAACAAGATGACTATTGATGAGATAGAATCCAAAGCACGTGCAAAGGTTATTGATATCGAATGCAAACTGGACAAGTTTTTCAAGACATACTTGGAAAGGTCAAACACGACCTCATCGTCTCAACAAAAAACTCCCGAAGAAGTTGTTAATTTTGATGACGAAAACGAATTCTTTGGAAGCTATTTGACTTCGAGAAGTTTCCCCTCGACTTCGTCAGAAAGTCAATTGCAACGATACTTAAACGAGGACCCAATCGGATTTGATAAAGGATATGATATCCTCACATGGTGGAAAAATAACGCGGTGCGGTTCCCGATCGTTGCTCGAATGGCAAGAGGTATCGACCTTCTTTTACtctattttacatttttaatttataaatttgtGTCGTGTATtataaactaataactaatttgtTTCTTAATAGATATTTTGGGGATGCAAATTTCCACCGTAGCATCCAAATCACATTCAGTAACGGTCGTCGAGTAATTACCGACTACTGTACTAATTTGTCCGTTGTGATTGTGGAGGCATTAATATGCACTCAAGATTGGCTAAGAAAGAGTAGTTTGCTTATATATGACTATGACGAAGTGCACGATGTGTTAGCTGACGATGACCTCGCTATCGGTAATACATTATTACTTGTTACATCTTATTTTTAACATCTTCTTAGTATTTTTTACATTTTAGTAAGTaataaagttttttattttttattatatatagacaTTGTGGATGCTATACACAACTTGAAGATAACGGGAAGAGATCAGGGAATTAGTCAAAATATCAAAGAAATTTTGGAATACACATATTAGACTTTTTTTTTGTTGGTGAATGTTTGAATGGTGAATGTTGAATGTTTGAATGTTGGTGAAACTtgtcattctttttttttttggtgaaacTTGAATGTTGAATGTTTGAATGTTGGTGaaacttgtcatttttttttttttaagtcgcTTCCAAAATGGACTAAATGTGTCAAAATACAGCCGGTTCCAAAATGGACTAAATGTGTTTCGTAAAAATTGAAGGTAGCCGGTTCCAAAATCGAAAAACCagcaaaaaccggaaccggtagaaccgccgggccggttcggttctatattttggccgaagccggttccccggtccggttcggttcgggccggttccggccggtttgGTCCTTTTGTTCATCCCTACTTTATTCTCCTTGCAATCAGTATATATATAGGCATAAAAAAAGAATAGATTCCATGAATTGCAATAAGActagaaactaattaaatctcATGGGAAACTGAAATATAAATCAAACCATAAACAACACCAGCTGGTGAAAATGTAAAACGTTCATGTAAACATAGCACCACGACCTTGAACACATCATACTAATTAACAAAAAGAAATGAAGATGTAAAGCACTAAATAATGAAACTCACCATAAAACTAATTAAGCAACATAGCATGTCATGCAATTCAGATCTCATGACTTGACTTTTGTAGCACATTTGAACCTTACATCTGACCACTTACCTCTTCAAATTTTCAACCGGGAGATGTTGCAACAGCTCAGCTCATGCTCCACAGGTGCTACCCAAACAAGACTGTCAACATACTCAACAACTTTTGATAGTCCATAACCAACCTCAAAACTTTTCGTCTTGGCTGCAATCGGATTATACAAACCTAAGCAATGATCATCTTCATTATCAAAGTAATTGGCAACTTCATAAAGAAACTCATTGTGAAATGTGAATCCATATGGAATAATAACATCATCAAACTCTGAAAAGACATAACGTTTGACCCATGATTCAGCCACCCCATACTCATCCATCACCCACACCTCACATCCATGATACCTAATACCAAACATCACACAAAGCTTTCCACCCAAAACTCCTAAAGAAAATTGAGTGGCAACCATTTGAAGATCTGGAAGAGGCATTTCACGGAATGTTTCTTCACCCAAATCAAATGCAACTATGTTTTGTACCTTCCAAAATGAATCGGCATAATCAAACCAATGAACATGACCATCTACACAAAATTCTTTATAATGCATAGCCCTTAAGATTTTGAGATGTGATGGAAACCTGTGAGGGACTAACTGCCAGATACCCTTTCTCATGCTATACACCTCAACTTTGTAATCAACAGTTTCTATACAATCATCGATGTCAAGTGTTAGACATGCAGATAAGGGTAGTTGGGGATCTCTTGTAAACTTAGTAACTTTGTAGTCATCTGATTTGGGATCAAATCCAAACCGAGGAGGAATTCTAAGGTAGTCAGTATCATGTGAGGGAAATAAACTTGGGGGGAGAGTTAACACAACAGAAAGAGAAGGATTCCATATGTAAAAACTGGTATCATGAATGGCTCCATAATTAAAGCATATTAATCCGTTAACAGATCCAATGACATTGCCATATGTTTGTCTGGATTGGAGATTAACAGGTAGTTTAATGAAATCGGTAAGTTCATGATGGGGAGATCGAGAGGGGCATGCTGTGAAAGGTCGACCACCACAGAAAGAAAATTTCGATTTGAAAAACAAGAGAATATCATCGTTATTAGAGACACACCTCATTTGAGCTAGCTGTTTTGCCAATAACCGGATGAATATTTCTGATAAAACATCCCCTTGGAGGTTATCAATAGTCGTTGGCTGTTGTGATGAAGCCATTTTCGAGTGCTAAAGAAAAGTACAAAGGTCGATGAATTTATAATACTTGGCCAAGACTCTTGGAAAGGAAAGCCGCAGTCGTTCAAAGTTCAGGGTAGCAGAAAATTAAACTCACTCTATTCGGTCCCATTCATTTATATTTAACGTAAATATTCTTTAAACTCTAATAACGCCAACTGAATCAGCTTCCCATGTTAAACCCACATTCACCTCATTAGACCTAATTAGGTTACACTAAATTAAAGATATCTAGGAATGTGAATTTATGTATGCTCTGTTTTTTGTTATTGAAATCTTAGGCGATGTATTTGATCACCAAAAATTAAACGATTTCACAAAATGATGCTACATTGCTACTTAGCATCTTTATTTCCATTAAATAATGTTATGGATTATCGTTAATTTAGTAATTATCTATTCTAAA
This window encodes:
- the LOC111906946 gene encoding F-box/kelch-repeat protein At3g23880 is translated as MASSQQPTTIDNLQGDVLSEIFIRLLAKQLAQMRCVSNNDDILLFFKSKFSFCGGRPFTACPSRSPHHELTDFIKLPVNLQSRQTYGNVIGSVNGLICFNYGAIHDTSFYIWNPSLSVVLTLPPSLFPSHDTDYLRIPPRFGFDPKSDDYKVTKFTRDPQLPLSACLTLDIDDCIETVDYKVEVYSMRKGIWQLVPHRFPSHLKILRAMHYKEFCVDGHVHWFDYADSFWKVQNIVAFDLGEETFREMPLPDLQMVATQFSLGVLGGKLCVMFGIRYHGCEVWVMDEYGVAESWVKRYVFSEFDDVIIPYGFTFHNEFLYEVANYFDNEDDHCLGLYNPIAAKTKSFEVGYGLSKVVEYVDSLVWVAPVEHELSCCNISRLKI